A genomic region of Alkalispirochaeta americana contains the following coding sequences:
- a CDS encoding sodium:solute symporter family protein: MTFDLFALGLFGLIIIAMAAYGYKISARTAEDFMLGGRTIGVVVMFFFVLFAISSSWTFYGFPGVLYREGPGYVFFIWGSVAGFAGLYMFLGPRLWALAKLNQFLSPVELLAERYQSKALRLILSVTILAFIVPYVGVQPLGVGRGFEALTGLPLWVGAAYTAVLLIVLVLLGGMRIVAWVNIFLGTVYVTALLGSLLWIVAVLFPQGGLAEAAARIAEAEPAKLAAPGPEGTYTPVLIFGTFLVGLLAFSWPHITIGAMTARDKKLFKWFPLLIFTLGGLFFYIIPFIWGSLVAPAVAPGITDAAEADRIVQTIIQTYLPPWFGVFVLMGVVAAAISTAAVQLMMSSILVARDLVQGVIKPDAGDREITAIARWAVIAIVAASLLVTAAVELGLGQEAMALYLTDVSVPGFAQWAPALVGGLLWKRGSKQGAIAATLVGTIYLILGLIVRDAQGARVLLFDLHPVIPTLPVNALVYVVVSLLSPPIDEQTEAIFFDEVEEFLLAESTR, translated from the coding sequence ATGACATTCGATCTCTTTGCCCTGGGCCTCTTCGGTCTGATTATCATCGCCATGGCGGCCTACGGATACAAAATATCCGCCCGCACGGCCGAGGACTTCATGCTGGGCGGCCGAACCATTGGTGTGGTGGTGATGTTCTTCTTTGTTCTCTTCGCCATCTCTTCAAGTTGGACCTTTTACGGCTTCCCGGGAGTTCTCTACCGGGAAGGTCCGGGGTACGTCTTCTTCATCTGGGGATCTGTTGCCGGTTTTGCCGGCCTGTATATGTTCCTGGGGCCACGCTTGTGGGCCCTGGCAAAACTCAACCAGTTTCTCTCCCCCGTGGAGCTCCTGGCTGAGCGGTATCAGTCCAAAGCACTGCGACTCATCCTTTCGGTGACAATTCTGGCCTTCATTGTTCCCTATGTGGGTGTGCAGCCCCTGGGCGTGGGACGGGGGTTTGAGGCGCTCACCGGACTCCCTCTCTGGGTGGGCGCAGCCTACACGGCGGTCCTGCTGATCGTCCTGGTGCTGTTGGGGGGAATGCGTATCGTTGCCTGGGTGAATATTTTCCTGGGAACAGTCTACGTGACAGCGCTTCTGGGATCTCTCCTGTGGATCGTGGCGGTGCTTTTTCCCCAGGGAGGCCTTGCCGAGGCGGCCGCCCGGATTGCTGAAGCAGAGCCAGCCAAACTGGCAGCACCCGGCCCGGAGGGGACCTACACACCGGTGCTGATCTTTGGCACCTTTCTTGTGGGACTTCTGGCCTTTTCGTGGCCCCATATCACCATTGGTGCCATGACGGCCCGCGACAAAAAGCTCTTCAAGTGGTTCCCTTTGCTGATTTTCACCCTGGGCGGACTTTTCTTCTATATCATCCCTTTCATCTGGGGTTCCCTGGTGGCTCCTGCCGTGGCGCCGGGAATAACCGATGCTGCCGAGGCTGACAGGATTGTACAAACCATCATTCAAACCTATCTGCCCCCCTGGTTCGGTGTTTTTGTCCTCATGGGGGTGGTTGCAGCGGCCATTTCCACCGCTGCGGTCCAACTCATGATGTCCAGCATTCTCGTGGCACGGGATCTGGTGCAGGGGGTGATCAAACCCGATGCCGGAGACCGGGAGATCACAGCTATCGCCCGGTGGGCCGTAATAGCTATTGTGGCGGCCAGTCTTCTGGTTACCGCCGCTGTTGAGCTGGGGCTGGGACAGGAAGCGATGGCTCTCTATCTTACCGACGTGAGCGTGCCCGGCTTTGCCCAGTGGGCGCCGGCTCTGGTGGGAGGCCTTCTCTGGAAGCGAGGATCAAAACAGGGTGCCATAGCGGCCACGCTGGTGGGAACGATCTATCTCATTCTGGGTCTGATTGTACGAGATGCCCAGGGGGCCCGGGTTCTGCTCTTTGATCTCCACCCCGTTATTCCTACCCTTCCCGTGAACGCCCTGGTCTACGTGGTGGTGAGTCTCCTGAGTCCCCCCATCGACGAGCAGACCGAGGCGATATTTTTCGACGAGGTCGAGGAGTTTCTCCTCGCCGAGAGTACCCGCTGA
- a CDS encoding carbohydrate kinase family protein yields MDVTIAGIGAPYLEYPRKACQDPSRGILGGSVAVALLHAAQLLRPRGLPVSLYGLRGNDPAGNRLVELLSRTSIHWDHFIQTPGETPQMHFARNNQPPREETGLQETRDIPEATYTPGVTEKFCLNHIPETFYHHTITSFEATGTLAPLLPDLHKAVDRARSAGALTIVHSASDTLLPREGSLLGDLPLTCAATELLLLTEEQALILTGQPDAPAAAENFLHLGVSAVIIVATGGDIFFRTAGGTFLPLEATLTTQPAPAYWEPFTGALAASLAEQLDQGEQACDLHQAVRWGIATSEYCRTQGSALSSEHRPRDKRERIREIFLTIS; encoded by the coding sequence ATGGATGTGACAATTGCGGGAATCGGGGCTCCCTATCTCGAATACCCCCGGAAAGCCTGCCAGGACCCCTCCCGGGGCATCCTGGGAGGCTCCGTGGCAGTGGCACTTCTTCACGCAGCGCAGTTGCTGAGACCCCGGGGCCTTCCCGTTTCGCTCTACGGTCTTCGGGGGAACGACCCTGCCGGAAACCGCCTGGTGGAACTCCTCTCCAGAACATCGATCCACTGGGATCACTTTATTCAGACCCCCGGGGAAACGCCTCAGATGCACTTTGCCCGGAACAACCAGCCGCCCCGGGAGGAGACCGGTCTCCAGGAAACCAGGGATATCCCTGAAGCAACCTACACCCCCGGAGTAACAGAAAAGTTTTGCCTCAACCATATCCCCGAGACCTTTTATCACCACACCATCACCTCCTTTGAGGCAACAGGCACACTGGCTCCGCTCCTGCCCGACCTCCACAAAGCGGTGGACCGTGCCCGCTCGGCGGGTGCCCTCACGATTGTCCACAGTGCATCGGACACGCTCCTGCCTCGGGAGGGCTCCCTCCTGGGGGATCTCCCCCTCACCTGCGCCGCGACGGAGTTGCTACTCCTCACGGAAGAGCAGGCTCTGATCCTTACGGGCCAGCCCGATGCACCCGCAGCGGCGGAGAATTTCCTGCACCTGGGGGTGTCGGCGGTGATCATCGTTGCCACGGGAGGAGACATCTTTTTCAGAACCGCCGGTGGGACCTTTCTGCCCCTGGAAGCAACCCTCACCACCCAGCCCGCGCCAGCCTACTGGGAACCCTTCACGGGGGCTCTCGCAGCATCCCTGGCAGAGCAGCTGGACCAGGGGGAACAAGCCTGCGACCTTCACCAGGCGGTGCGCTGGGGAATCGCCACCAGCGAATACTGCCGGACCCAGGGATCGGCCCTCTCCAGCGAACACCGCCCCAGAGACAAACGGGAACGGATCAGAGAGATTTTTCTGACCATTTCCTGA